In Kryptolebias marmoratus isolate JLee-2015 linkage group LG4, ASM164957v2, whole genome shotgun sequence, the following proteins share a genomic window:
- the LOC108231402 gene encoding macrophage-stimulating protein receptor-like, with protein sequence MVTLTALLIVCIWIQTRTSSGEHTCPSAPRETVDFDVEYSLPFFETEKPIQNIATNFESPPTEVYLGYQNAIVAIDNSMTKKWEVKTGPVGSPDCQTCQACDIKTDPEDPVDTDNEVLLFDPLGVVLPYLYICGSTQHGICYFIDTDRPQTAPECLYKKDRNSRQSCPDCLASPLGTKVIITEQGSTSLFFVAASINDKVTQNYPRRSISVLRPLATEDGFDMISEGLTVLPGLRNSYSIDYIYSFSTREFVYFLSLQRENPFKSNSALQTRLGRLPISNSEVQLYREVVLECRYEPKRRRRRREDFRDIVYNGLQAAHFGRPGRDLADELGLKVDDDVLYGVFAKVDEQGVPQKNSALCAFSLAKVNHAIEMGVESCCSAGTEQLSRGLCHFQRCENCPHENSEGNHTCTNKPTLVSKPHYRLDLFNSQMRGVLFTSVLVSTIGDHTIGHFGTSDGRILQVILTLYRPIVFANYSLGETAISRTAAVHSEDWLLFVTGNKMFRVPSAGPGCAHFLTCPSCQSAPRFMNCGWCSGHCSRKHECASQWDKGSCAPVITEFFPKIAPAGGETELVLCGLEFQSPQQPAIIDGKTHVATVGSGTLCAVLPEKSSSERLVCKTQEKMPDHNLNITLKVHEGEVEGRYSIKGTAQISGFSFVVPSITDIEPDFGPELGGTTVTLTGKYLNSGIQREVFFGGIECMNPHVLEDTGVLSSIVCNTAAAESVGEVPVEVFIDSLKITTNKKFFYKKNPDITSVYPLCSFRRGSKLVIAGQNLDSAHNVVVQYTPKNDPTKSHQQVCNGSRNATHMECWAPAFLVDVPEEKVDTGVISLQLDGKSYLLSKGFVYHPDAEVIPFESHDRILHLKPEETEVSLHHNNLQSVSKCMNVTMSIGGEFCNVQILSNELTCRIAKGLVIPSEGLPVTVSVNGEDYDVGVVVYDKTNYSTVIAGIVLGVILALVVGAGLALIVMKHLRSKKRANIENRLSATLSRSREARHLDSFLTEDYRRARLSNHTSGSGGIAFQGLLYSASYDHLAVPLMPGENISMVSLSSDLLEEVKDVLIPAEMLRIEENQIIGKGHFGTVYHGYLIDSNKQETHCAVKSLNRITDLGEVDQFLREGIIMKEFHHPNILSLLGIMLPKEGLPLVVLPYMQHGDVRHFIRSEQRNPTVKDLIGFGLQVAKGMEYLAQKKFVHRDLAARNCMLDETFTAKVADFGMARDIYDKEYYSIQNHKRAKLPVKWMAIESLQTQKFTTKSDVWSYGVLLWELITRGASPYPNVDPYDITYYLLKGRRLPQPQYCPDTLYAIMLACWNPEPEGRPSFHSLVTEVDHILSFLEGEHYINLKVTYINLDKPRPYPSLTGSADELEASDLESDSNAAS encoded by the exons ATGGTCACTTTGACTGCCTTGCTGATAGTATGCATATGGATCCAAACACGAACCTCCTCAGGAGAGCATACGTGTCCCTCTGCTCCTCGTGAAACAGTGGATTTCGATGTAGAATACTCTCTCCCCTTCTTTGAAACAGAGAAACCCATTCAGAATATCGCTACAAACTTTGAATCCCCACCAACGGAGGTGTATCTTGGGTACCAGAATGCTATAGTGGCAATTGATAATTCTATGACAAAAAAATGGGAGGTGAAAACCGGACCTGTGGGGAGTCCTGACTGTCAGACCTGCCAGGCGTGTGACATAAAAACTGATCCCGAGGATCCAGTAGACACAGACAACGAGGTTCTTCTTTTTGATCCGCTTGGAGTTGTCTTGCCGTACTTGTACATTTGTGGAAGTACTCAGCATGGGATCTGTTACTTTATTGACACTGATCGTCCACAAACTGCGCCTGAATGTCTTTACAAGAAAGATAGAAACTCTCGTCAAAGCTGTCCTGACTGTTTGGCCAGCCCTCTTGGCACCAAAGTCATTATCACCGAACAAGGATCGACGTCACTGTTTTTTGTAGCAGCTTCCATTAATGACAAAGTGACACAGAATTATCCAAGGAGGTCCATTTCAGTGCTGAGGCCACTTGCCACTGAGGATGGCTTTGACATGATCTCGGAAGGCCTCACGGTGCTGCCCGGTCTACGTAACTCTTACAGCATAGACTACATCTACAGTTTCTCCACCAGGGagtttgtttactttctgtCCCTGCAGAGGGAAAATCCATTCAAGAGCAACTCAGCCTTGCAGACCCGTCTGGGGCGACTGCCTATTTCAAATTCAGAAGTACAGTTGTACAGAGAGGTGGTCTTGGAGTGCCGTTACGAACCGAAGCGCCGGAGGAGACGGAGGGAAGATTTCAGGGACATTGTGTACAACGGGCTGCAGGCCGCACACTTTGGACGACCAGGTCGAGATCTGGCCGACGAGCTGGGGCTCAAGGTGGATGACGACGTTTTGTACGGGGTGTTCGCAAAGGTCGACGAGCAAGGCGTACCTCAGAAAAACTCGGCCCTGTGTGCCTTCTCTTTGGCTAAAGTCAACCATGCAATTGAGATGGGCGTGGAGTCGTGCTGCAGCGCAGGCACGGAGCAGCTGTCCAGAGGCCTCTGTCACTTCCAGCGGTGTGAGAACTGCCCACATGAA AACTCTGAAGGGAATCACACGTGCACTAACAAGCCCACACTGGTGTCAAAGCCACACTACAGACTGGACCTGTTCAACAGCCAGATGAGAGGCGTCCTCTTCACTTCTGTTCTGGTCAGCACGATTGGAGATCACACAATTGGACATTTTGGCACCTCAGATGGCAGGATACTGCAG GTGATTCTTACACTATACAGGCCAATTGTTTTTGCCAACTATTCGCTGGGAGAGACAGCAATATCCAGGACAGCTGCTGTGCACTCAGAGGATTGGCTTCTTTTTGTGACTGGAAATAAG ATGTTTAGAGTGCCCTCTGCAGGACCTGGGTGCGCTCATTTTCTGACATGTCCCTCGTGTCAGTCAGCTCCACGATTTATGAACTGCGGCTGGTGTTCAGGACATTGCTCCAGGAAGCACGAGTGTGCCTCACAGTGGGATAAAGGGTCTTGTGCACCTGTCATAACCGAG ttttttccaAAAATAGCTCCTGCGGGTGGGGAGACAGAATTGGTGCTGTGTGGTTTAGAGTTTCAGTCTCCTCAGCAACCGGCCATAATCGATGGGAAAACTCACGTTGCCACAGTGGGTTCTGGGACTTTGTGTGCTGTCCTGCCTGAGAAGAGCAGCAGTGAAAG GCTTGTTTGCAAAACTCAAGAAAAAATGCCAGACCACAACCTGAACATCACTCTGAAAGTGCACGAGGGAGAAGTGGAGGGCCGCTACTCAATCAAAGGCACAGCTCAGATTTCTGGCTTTTCTTTTGTG GTGCCCAGCATAACAGACATCGAGCCTGACTTTGGACCTGAGCTTGGAGGAACAACAGTCACACTAACAGGAAAATATCTCAACTCCGGGATACAAAGAGAAGTCTTTTTTGGAGGCATAGAGTGCATGAATCCACA tGTTCTTGAAGACACAGGAGTTTTGTCTTCAATCGTCTGTaacacagcagctgcagaaagtgTCGGCGAAGTACCGGTGGAAGTCTTTATTGACAGCCTTAAAATTACCACCAATAAGAAATTCTTCTACAAGAAGAATCCTGACATAACATCTGTTTATCCCCTCTGTAGTTTCCGAAG AGGCTCCAAGCTGGTAATAGCGGGTCAGAATCTTGACTCGGCTCACAATGTTGTGGTTCAGTACACTCCCAAAAATGATCCAACAAAGTCTCATCAGCAA GTATGCAATGGCTCAAGAAATGCCACACACATGGAGTGCTGGGCCCCAGCCTTTCTAGTAGATGTGCCAGAGGAAAAGGTGGACACAGGAGTGATTTCTCTTCAATTAGATGGAAAAAGTTACCTCTTGAGCAAAGGTTTTGTCTACCACCCAGATGCCGAAGTCATCCCCTTTGAGTCCCATGACCGCATTTTACATCTGAAACCAGAAGAAACTGAGGTTTCACTGCAT CATAACAATCTTCAATCAGTGAGTAAATGCATGAACGTAACAATGAGCATCGGCGGTGAGTTTTGCAATGTTCAGATTCTGTCAAATGAGCTGACCTGCAGGATTGCAAAAGGCCTGGTTATCCCCAGTGAGGGATTACCTGTCACA GTGTCTGTGAATGGAGAAGATTATGATGTGGGTGTGGTGGTGTATGACAAAACCAACTACTCCACTGTGATTGCAGGCATTGTCCTGGGAGTTATCCTTGCTCTGGTAGTAGGTGCTGGCCTTGCATTGATTGTGATGAAGCatttaagaagtaaaaaaagag CTAACATAGAGAACCGTTTATCAGCAACATTGTCCCGGAGCCGCGAAGCCCGTCATCTTGACTCATTTTTGACAGAAGACTACAGACGAG cacGACTGTCCAACCATACATCAGGCTCAGGAGGAATTGCTTTTCAAGGTTTATTATACTCTGCCAGCTATGATCATCTAGCTGTTCCTTTGATGCCAGGTGAAAATATCTCAATGGTAAGCTTAAGTTCTGACCTGCTTGAAGAGGTTAAAGATGTGCTGATTCCTGCAGAGATGCTCAGAATAGAGGAGAACCAAATTATTGGAAAAG GTCATTTTGGCACAGTTTATCATGGATACCTAATAGATAGCAATAAGCAAGAGACTCACTGCGCTGTCAAGTCATTAAACA gaatcACAGATTTGGGTGAGGTGGACCAGTTCCTCAGAGAGGGCATCATCATGAAAGAATTCCACCACCCCAACATACTGTCGCTGCTGGGCATCATGCTGCCCAAAGAAGGACTCCCTCTGGTGGTTCTGCCTTACATGCAGCACGGAGATGTGCGTCATTTTATCCGGTCCGAGCAGAGG AACCCAACAGTGAAGGACCTGATTGGCTTTGGGCTTCAGGTTGCCAAGGGAATGGAGTACCTAGCTCAAAAGAAGTTTGTTCACAGAGACCTGGCTGCACGGAACTGCAT GCTGGATGAAACCTTCACAGCGAAGGTAGCTGACTTTGGCATGGCAAGGGACATCTACGACAAGGAGTACTACAGCATTCAAAATCATAAAAGGGCAAAACTACCGGTGAAGTGGATGGCCATAGAAAGCCTCCAGACACAAAAGTTCACAACAAAGTCCGACGTg TGGTCGTACGGCGTCTTGTTGTGGGAGCTGATAACCAGAGGAGCCAGTCCATATCCAAACGTGGACCCCTATGACATCACATACTACTTGCTGAAGGGGCGTCGGCTTCCACAGCCACAGTACTGCCCAGATACTCT TTATGCAATTATGTTGGCATGTTGGAACCCGGAGCCTGAGGGCAGACCCAGCTTCCACAGCCTGGTCACAGAAGTAGACCACATCCTTTCCTTTCTGGAAGGAGAGCACTACATTAATCTGAAGGTTACCTACATCAACTTAGATAAGCCGAGGCCGTACCCCTCTCTGACAGGCTCTGCGGATGAGCTAGAGGCCTCAGACTTGGAATCAGACAGTAACGCAGCAAGCTGA